DNA from Aggregatimonas sangjinii:
TGAACAATTCGAAATCGAATAATCGCCGATATTTCCTCAAAAAATCATCCGTATTTACTTTGGCTGCCCTAGGTACGGGCGGCGCCATGTTCGGAGCGCCGCATCTATCACCATTACCTAGTTCGTCCCAAGAAAACGACATCAATGTTGTAGGACCAAAAGAGGGCTATACCCCGCAAATCGGCACCTTGGTTTCGATGATGAATTGGATGCGAATGGTCATTCTTTCCCCCGTAAAGGATATGAGCGTTTCGGATTTGGATTTTCTGGTGGACGAGGATGCCAATAGCATCGGGGCCATGCTCATGCATTTGGCAGCAACTGAGCGTTTTTATCAAATTCACACCTTCGATAATAAGAATTGGGGCGATTGGCCCAAGGCGGATAGAGAGAAATGGACCGTAGCTTCAGGTCTTGGGGAAGAAGCCAGAAAAAAGATCAAGGGAAATAGTTATGATTTTTATCTGAACGAGCTTACGACGGTACGAGAAAATACACTCAAGGAATTTGCCAATAGGGACGACGAGTGGTTGATGACAGTTGATAACGATTGGCCATGGGGGCCTACCAACAATTACTGTAAATGGTTTCATGTATGCGAGCACGAGTCCAACCATAACGGGCAATTCAAATTTATCAAGTCCAGAATTTCTTAAATGAACATCCGAAAGGCTCGTAAAGAAGATGTGCCACTACTTGTAGAGATGATAGCCAATGACCCCTTGGGGCGACTAAGGGAAAATTATATAGTGCCATTACCTGACGAATATTACCATGCTTTTCAAAATATTTCCTCCGATCCGAATCAGGAATTGGTGGTCGTCGAAAATGAAAATGGAATTGTTATCGGAACCTTACAATTGAGCTTTATTCAATATTTGACGTATCGAGGGGGCATCCGCGCGCAGATAGAAGCTGTTCGTGTATACGAGACGTACCGTGGTCAGGGTATCGGACAAATGCTGTTCGAATGGGCCATCCAAAGAGCAAAAGACAAAGGTGCCCATGTGGTGCAATTGACTACGGATAAAAAAAGGCCGGATGCCCAAAAATTCTATGAACGCTTAGGTTTTATGGCCAGCCACGAAGGAATGAAATTGCACTTGAAATAGAAGATGTATTTTGGAGCCTATCAAAACAGTAGGGCGATCTATTCATATTCGCTATTGATTTCGTTGTATACGCGATGAACTACCCCGCACGAATCCCTTAACTATCTATTTTTTGAGCGCCAATCCCGTAAACAGCCAAGCACAAACAAAATTTTTCCCTATTTTGCAGTTACCTATTAGAAACTAACTATGCAAAATGTCACCCGACTTTTCGATTTCCCGTATTATCAGCTCGAAACCTATAACCTCTCTAATTGTTTTATGGACAAGCGGGATGATAAATGGGTGCCTACCTCAACGCAGGACTATGTCGATAAGGCGAATGCCATAAGCCGCGGACTACTTCGGTTGGGCGTACAAAAAGATGATAAAATAGCTCTGATTTCGATGACCAACCGGTCGGAATGGAATATCATGGACATCGGTATTCTGCAGATAGGTGCGCAGAATGTACCTATTTATCCGACCATTTCGGAAGAAGACTACGCCTATGTATTGAATCATTCAGAATCAACCTACTGCTTTGTATCCTGCTCGGAAGTCTATGCCAAGGTAAAGTCGATTCAAGATCAGGTGCCCAGTCTCAAGGAGGTATATTCATTTGATGCGCTTGACAACTGTAAAAACTGGAATGAAGTGCTCGAGTTGGGAGCGGATTCTTCTAATCAAGATGTCGTTGAAGATCGCAAGGCAGCCGTGAAATCCGATGATTTGGCCACACTGATCTACACCTCAGGAACCACCGGACGACCCAAGGGCGTTATGTTGTCCCATAACAATGTGGTCAGCAACGCCTTAGCAAGTACAGAACGTTTGCCCATAAATAAAGGCAATGCGCGTTGTTTGAGTTTTTTGCCGGTGTGCCACATTTATGAACGGATGATGATTTACCTCTATCACTATACCGGAGTAACGATTTATTACGCAGAGTCGATGGACAAGATCAGTGACAATCTAAAGGAAACCTCTCCCCATGTCATGACTGCCGTACCACGCCTGCTCGAAAAAGTGTATGACGGCATTATCGCAAAAGGAAGTTCTTTGACCGGTATCAAAAAATCGCTGTTCTTCTGGGCCGTTAATCTCGGTTTAAAATACGAACCTTACGGAAAAAACGGCTGGTGGTACGAAAAGAAATTGGGTTTGGCCAGAAAATTGATTTTCAGCAAATGGCAAGAGGCTTTGGGTGGAAGCCTTCAGGTCATTTCATCCGGTAGCGCTGCCCTACAACCAAGATTGGCCCGTATTTTCAATGCCGCGGGTCTTGGGGTCATGGAAGGGTATGGACTTACGGAAACCTCGCCGGTGGTTTCCGTGAACGATATGCGGAACAAGGGTTTTAAAATCGGCACGGTCGGTAAATTACTCGATAAGGTTGAAGTGAAAATCGAAAGTGATGGCGAAATCTGTGTCAAAGGCCCCAACGTAATGCAGGGCTACTACAAAGATTCTGAAAAAACCGCCGAAGTCATGATCGATGGTTATTTTCACACAGGGGATATTGGAGAGATAGACGCCGAT
Protein-coding regions in this window:
- a CDS encoding DinB family protein, which produces MNNSKSNNRRYFLKKSSVFTLAALGTGGAMFGAPHLSPLPSSSQENDINVVGPKEGYTPQIGTLVSMMNWMRMVILSPVKDMSVSDLDFLVDEDANSIGAMLMHLAATERFYQIHTFDNKNWGDWPKADREKWTVASGLGEEARKKIKGNSYDFYLNELTTVRENTLKEFANRDDEWLMTVDNDWPWGPTNNYCKWFHVCEHESNHNGQFKFIKSRIS
- a CDS encoding GNAT family N-acetyltransferase: MNIRKARKEDVPLLVEMIANDPLGRLRENYIVPLPDEYYHAFQNISSDPNQELVVVENENGIVIGTLQLSFIQYLTYRGGIRAQIEAVRVYETYRGQGIGQMLFEWAIQRAKDKGAHVVQLTTDKKRPDAQKFYERLGFMASHEGMKLHLK
- a CDS encoding AMP-dependent synthetase/ligase translates to MQNVTRLFDFPYYQLETYNLSNCFMDKRDDKWVPTSTQDYVDKANAISRGLLRLGVQKDDKIALISMTNRSEWNIMDIGILQIGAQNVPIYPTISEEDYAYVLNHSESTYCFVSCSEVYAKVKSIQDQVPSLKEVYSFDALDNCKNWNEVLELGADSSNQDVVEDRKAAVKSDDLATLIYTSGTTGRPKGVMLSHNNVVSNALASTERLPINKGNARCLSFLPVCHIYERMMIYLYHYTGVTIYYAESMDKISDNLKETSPHVMTAVPRLLEKVYDGIIAKGSSLTGIKKSLFFWAVNLGLKYEPYGKNGWWYEKKLGLARKLIFSKWQEALGGSLQVISSGSAALQPRLARIFNAAGLGVMEGYGLTETSPVVSVNDMRNKGFKIGTVGKLLDKVEVKIESDGEICVKGPNVMQGYYKDSEKTAEVMIDGYFHTGDIGEIDADGFLKITDRKKEMFKTSGGKYVAPQLMENRFKQSRFIEQLMVVGEGEKMPAALIQPDFPYLFEWAKKNNITISENSDIVLNEKVLTKYQEEVDLANEHFAKWEKVKQFRLTPDVWSIGEGHLTPTMKLRRKIIKEKYMKLYNDIYGH